The following coding sequences are from one Streptomyces angustmyceticus window:
- a CDS encoding ABC transporter permease, whose translation MSIAGDSRTRQRPAPEERPAPSAATPPQANGTPSTALPGEPVSGPPTASGGPRPHRPSVLPRILRAALTGVTRSAAIVALLLAWELAPRFGLVNRTFLPPFSEVAQAWWGLVANGQLADNAQASLVRSFSGFGIAVAVSVPLGLLIGWYRPVADLLNPLLQVFLNTAALALLPVFVLLLGIGETSKISIVVYACAWPILFNTISAVRTVDPTLLRLAKSMDLSAPRLFQKVILPASVPTIFTGIRLAGAVSIVVLVAAEMIGAKAGLGYLINASQYNFAIPQMYAGIVTISVVGVAFNQLLVAVEKRLSSWRVPATR comes from the coding sequence ATGAGCATCGCCGGCGATTCCCGCACTCGGCAGCGCCCGGCCCCGGAGGAACGCCCCGCGCCGTCCGCCGCCACACCGCCGCAGGCGAACGGCACACCGTCCACAGCCCTCCCCGGCGAGCCCGTGTCCGGCCCGCCGACCGCGTCGGGTGGGCCGCGCCCCCACCGCCCTTCCGTACTGCCCCGCATCCTGCGCGCGGCGCTGACCGGCGTCACCAGGTCGGCGGCGATCGTCGCCCTGCTGCTCGCGTGGGAGCTGGCGCCCCGCTTCGGCCTGGTGAACCGGACCTTCCTGCCGCCGTTCAGCGAGGTCGCCCAGGCGTGGTGGGGACTGGTGGCGAACGGCCAGCTCGCCGACAACGCGCAGGCCAGTCTGGTGCGTTCGTTCAGCGGCTTCGGCATCGCCGTCGCCGTGTCCGTACCGCTGGGCCTGCTCATCGGCTGGTACCGGCCGGTCGCCGATCTCCTCAACCCGTTGCTGCAGGTCTTCCTCAACACCGCGGCCCTGGCCCTGCTGCCCGTGTTCGTCCTGCTCCTCGGCATCGGTGAGACGTCGAAGATCTCCATCGTGGTGTACGCCTGCGCCTGGCCGATCCTCTTCAACACCATCAGCGCGGTGCGCACCGTCGATCCCACCCTGCTGAGGCTGGCGAAGTCCATGGACCTGTCCGCCCCGCGGCTGTTCCAGAAGGTGATCCTGCCGGCCTCGGTGCCGACGATCTTCACCGGAATCCGGCTGGCGGGGGCGGTGTCCATCGTCGTCCTGGTCGCCGCCGAGATGATCGGCGCCAAGGCCGGCCTCGGCTATCTCATCAACGCGTCCCAGTACAACTTCGCCATTCCGCAGATGTACGCGGGCATCGTCACGATCTCCGTCGTCGGCGTGGCCTTCAACCAACTGCTGGTGGCCGTGGAGAAGCGGCTCAGCTCCTGGCGCGTCCCCGCGACGCGCTGA
- a CDS encoding ABC transporter ATP-binding protein — protein sequence MSRTTTPKIEFERVRKTFPVRKGSAQGRGPAHGEDGFTALDGVDLRIDAGEFVVVVGPSGCGKSTLLDLLGGLARPTAGRILLDGEPVTGPGLDRGIVFQQYALLPWRTALGNVEFGLEATGVPRRERAARAREYLDLVGLSGFENRHPHELSGGMRQRVAIARSLAYDPDVLLMDEPFAALDAQTRELLQDELLRIWQRTRKTVVFITHGIEEAVYLGGRVAVMTSRPGRIKQVVPIGFDSRTETDDLRSSPEFARYRHEIWTLLHDEVTRTHLLEKEEVPV from the coding sequence ATGTCCCGAACCACCACACCCAAGATCGAGTTCGAGCGGGTGCGCAAGACCTTCCCCGTCAGAAAGGGGAGCGCCCAGGGCCGCGGTCCGGCACACGGCGAGGACGGGTTCACCGCGCTGGACGGTGTCGACCTGCGCATCGACGCGGGGGAGTTCGTCGTTGTGGTCGGCCCCAGCGGATGCGGCAAATCCACGCTGCTGGACCTGCTGGGAGGGCTCGCCCGGCCGACCGCCGGACGGATCCTCCTGGACGGGGAGCCGGTGACCGGACCCGGCCTGGACCGCGGCATCGTCTTCCAGCAGTACGCGCTGCTGCCCTGGCGCACCGCCCTGGGCAACGTCGAGTTCGGCCTGGAGGCGACCGGCGTGCCACGGCGTGAGCGCGCCGCCCGTGCCCGCGAGTACCTGGACCTGGTCGGGCTCTCCGGGTTCGAGAACCGGCACCCGCACGAGCTGTCCGGCGGTATGCGCCAGCGCGTGGCCATCGCGCGCTCACTCGCCTACGATCCGGACGTCCTGCTGATGGACGAGCCGTTCGCCGCACTGGACGCCCAGACCAGGGAGCTGCTCCAGGACGAGCTGCTGCGCATCTGGCAGCGCACCCGGAAGACCGTCGTCTTCATCACGCACGGCATCGAGGAGGCCGTCTACCTGGGGGGACGGGTGGCCGTCATGACGTCCAGGCCCGGTCGCATCAAGCAGGTCGTGCCGATCGGCTTCGACTCCCGTACGGAGACCGACGACCTGCGGTCCAGCCCCGAGTTCGCACGGTACCGGCACGAGATCTGGACGCTCCTGCACGACGAGGTGACCAGGACCCACCTGCTGGAGAAGGAGGAGGTCCCCGTATGA
- a CDS encoding ABC transporter substrate-binding protein, with amino-acid sequence MSRLIAPSNRRQFLTLLGLSAVAVSCGGGGAVAAKDQTRTLRYQGWAGSVILPELAADLGFLEDVKLKWVGNTISGPQDIQSAATGQVDFGGAFNGAVVKLAARKAPITAVISYYGVDKAAYNGFYVLEDSPIRSARDLIGKKVGMNTLGAHSEAMLDIYLQRHGLSQAEIQKVEPLVVPPVNTEQSLRQKQIQVGVLGDILRDKALQTGGIRPLFTDYQLLGDFSAGTYVLNDRFLKENPGTARTFVTGVARAIEWARATPRQEVIARQIEIVRKRGRNEGTAPLKYWKSFGVAERAGRVTDKEFQLWIDWLAERGDIGKGQVKASDLYSNEFNAYRRKTKPSAAGATATESGS; translated from the coding sequence ATGAGCAGGCTGATCGCCCCATCGAACCGACGCCAGTTCCTCACGCTGCTGGGCCTCTCGGCGGTCGCGGTCAGTTGTGGCGGCGGGGGCGCTGTGGCAGCCAAGGACCAGACCAGGACGCTGCGGTACCAGGGGTGGGCGGGGTCCGTCATCCTGCCCGAACTGGCCGCGGACCTCGGCTTTCTGGAGGACGTGAAGCTGAAGTGGGTCGGCAACACGATCAGCGGGCCGCAGGACATCCAGTCGGCGGCCACCGGACAGGTCGACTTCGGGGGCGCGTTCAACGGAGCCGTCGTCAAACTCGCCGCGCGGAAGGCCCCCATCACGGCGGTGATCAGCTACTACGGCGTCGACAAGGCCGCGTACAACGGCTTCTACGTCCTTGAGGACAGCCCGATCCGCTCCGCTCGTGACCTGATCGGCAAGAAGGTCGGGATGAACACGCTCGGCGCGCACTCCGAGGCGATGCTCGACATCTACCTGCAGCGCCACGGCCTGTCGCAGGCGGAGATCCAGAAGGTCGAGCCGTTGGTGGTGCCCCCGGTCAACACCGAGCAGTCGCTGCGGCAGAAGCAGATCCAGGTGGGTGTCCTCGGCGACATCCTGCGTGACAAGGCTCTGCAGACCGGCGGCATCCGACCACTGTTCACCGACTACCAGCTGCTCGGCGACTTCTCCGCCGGCACCTATGTGCTGAACGACCGGTTCCTGAAGGAGAACCCCGGCACCGCGCGCACCTTCGTCACCGGCGTCGCGCGCGCCATCGAGTGGGCCCGCGCGACCCCGCGCCAAGAGGTCATCGCCCGGCAGATCGAGATCGTCAGGAAGCGGGGCCGGAACGAGGGCACCGCTCCGCTGAAGTACTGGAAGTCCTTCGGCGTCGCCGAGCGGGCCGGGCGCGTCACCGACAAGGAGTTCCAGTTGTGGATCGACTGGCTCGCCGAGCGCGGTGACATCGGGAAGGGGCAGGTCAAGGCGTCGGATCTCTACAGCAACGAGTTCAACGCGTACCGCCGGAAGACGAAACCGTCCGCGGCCGGGGCGACGGCCACCGAGAGCGGGAGCTGA